From Saccopteryx leptura isolate mSacLep1 chromosome 3, mSacLep1_pri_phased_curated, whole genome shotgun sequence, one genomic window encodes:
- the SHISA7 gene encoding protein shisa-7 isoform X1 — MPALQLLWTLLLLASTASHAEARPSNATSAEPPGRLPGLLAHLRRLTGVLTGGGDAVGPGSNGTRTSPSSGTGAAARAPPPAELCHGYYDVMGQYDATFNCSTGSYRFCCGTCHYRFCCEHRHMRLAQASCSNYDTPRWATTPPPLAGGAGGTGGAGGGPGPGQAGWLEGGRAGGSGVRGGEGPGGSTAYVVCGVISFALAVGVGAKVAFSKASRAPRAHRDINVPRALVDILRHQAGPATRPDRARSSSLSAGIGGPDSMTPRTPKNLYSTMKSSNLDNLHHNYLHLNVNSPKHHGTTLDWRAAPPSPSLHYSTLSCSRSFHNLSHLPPSYEAAVKSELNRYSSLKRLAEKDLDEAYLKRWHLGEMPRGTLPLHTLRRPGTGGGYRLDGWGSPEELGLAPAPNPRRVMSQEHLLGDSGRSRYEFTLPRARLVSQEHLLLSSPEALRQSREHLLSPPRSPALPPDPASRAAAGLAASHSNLLVGPGGPPTPLHGLPPTPGLHAHHHHHGLHGSPQPAWLADAGGGGGTLVHRPPFQRQGTLEQLQFIPGHHLPQHLRTASKNEVTV; from the exons ATGCCGGCCCTCCAGCTCCTCTGGACCCTCCTGCTCCTGGCCTCGACGGCCAGCCACGCTGAGGCGCGCCCGTCCAACGCCACGAGCGCGGAGCCCCCAGGCCGGCTTCCGGGCCTGCTGGCGCACCTGCGGCGCCTAACCGGGGTCCTCACGGGTGGCGGGGATGCAGTGGGCCCGGGCTCCAACGGCACCAGGACCAGCCCCTCGAGCGGGACGGGCGCGGCTGCTCGGGCGCCCCCTCCGGCGGAGCTCTGCCACGGCTACTACGACGTCATGGGCCAGTACGACGCCACCTTCAACTGCAGCACTGGCTCCTACCGCTTCTGCTGCGGCACCTGCCACTACCGCTTCTGCTGCGAGCACCGCCACATGCGCCTGGCGCAGGCCTCCTGTTCCAACTACGACACGCCGCGCTGGGCCACCACGCCGCCGCCGCTGGCCGGGGGCGCCGGGGGCACCGGGGGTGCGGGCGGGGGGCCCGGGCCCGGCCAGGCCGGGTGGCTGGAAGGGGGCCGGGCAGGGGGCTCCGGGGTGCGTGGGGGCGAGGGCCCCGGGGGCAGCACGGCCTACGTAGTGTGCGGGGTCATCAGCTTCGCCCTGGCCGTAGGCGTCGGAGCCAAAGTGGCCTTCAGCAAGGCGTCCCGTGCGCCCAGGGCGCACCGGGATATCAACGTGCCCAG GGCTCTGGTGGACATATTGAGGCATCAGGCAGGACCTGCAACCCGTCCGGACCGGGCACGAAGCAGCTCCTTGTCCGCGGGGATCGGGGGTCCGGACAGTATGACCCCGAGGACACCCAAGAACCTCTACAGCACCATGAAGTCCTCCAACCTCG ACAACCTGCACCACAACTACCTGCACCTCAATGTCAACAGCCCCAAGCACCATGGCACCACTCTGG ACTGGAGGGCCgccccacccagcccctcctTGCATTACTCCACGCTATCCTGCTCGCGGTCCTTCCACAACCTTTCGCATCTGCCCCCGTCCTACGAGGCTGCAGTGAAATCCGAACTCAACCGCTACTCCTCCCTCAAGAGGCTGG CCGAGAAGGACCTGGACGAGGCCTACCTGAAGCGGTGGCACCTGGGGGAGATGCCCCGCGGGACGCTGCCCCTGCACACACTGCGGCGGCCCGGCACCGGGGGTGGCTACCGCCTGGACGGCTGGGGCAGCCCCGAGGAGCTGGGCCTGGCGCCCGCGCCCAACCCACGACGGGTCATGTCCCAGGAGCACCTGCTCGGCGACTCGGGACGCTCGCGCTACGAGTTCACGCTGCCGCGCGCGCGCCTAGTGTCGCAGGAGCACCTGCTGTTGTCGTCGCCCGAGGCCCTGCGCCAGAGTCGGGAGCACCTGCTGTCGCCCCCGCGCAGCCCGGCGCTGCCCCCGGATCCCGCCTCCCGCGCCGCCGCCGGCCTGGCTGCCTCCCACTCCAACCTGCTGGTGGGGCCCGGGGGACCCCCCACGCCGCTGCACGGGCTGCCGCCGACGCCCGGCCTGCACgcgcaccaccaccaccacggccTGCACGGCTCTCCGCAGCCCGCCTGGCTGGCGGAcgccggcgggggcgggggcacgCTGGTCCACCGGCCGCCCTTCCAGCGCCAAGGCACGCTGGAGCAGCTGCAGTTCATCCCCGGCCATCACCTGCCCCAACACCTGCGCACTGCCAGCAAGAACGAGGTGACTGTCTGA
- the ISOC2 gene encoding isochorismatase domain-containing protein 2, producing the protein MAAVMSRLGRVLPGSSILFLCDMQEKFRHVAYFPQIVSVAARMLKVAQLLEMPVVLTEQYPQGLGPTVPELGAEGLQPLSKTCFSMVPAARRELDARPQLRSVLLCGIEAQACILNTTLDLLDRGLQVHVVVDACSSRSQVDRLVALARMRQSGAFLSTSEGLILQLVGDAAHPKFKEIQKIIKEPSPDSGLVGLFQGQNPLFR; encoded by the exons ATGGCGGCTGTAATGTCAAGGCTGGGCCGGGTCCTCCCTGGATCATCCATCCTTTTCCTGTGCGACATGCAAGAGAAGTTCCGCCACGTTGCATACTTCCCCCAGATCGTCTCTGTGGCTGCCCGCATGCTCAAG GTGGCCCAGCTGCTGGAGATGCCAGTTGTGCTGACAGAGCAGTACCCACAAGGCCTGGGCCCTACGGTGCCCGAGCTGGGGGCTGAGGGCCTGCAGCCCCTGTCCAAGACCTGCTTTAGCATGGTGCCTGCAGCGCGGCGGGAGCTGGATGCGCGGCCACAGCTGCGCTCTGTGCTCCTCTGCGGCATCGAGGCACAGGCCTGCATCCTG aaCACGACCCTGGACCTTCTGGACCGGGGGCTGCAGGTCCACGTGGTGGTGGATGCCTGCTCCTCCCGCAG CCAGGTGGACCGGCTGGTGGCACTAGCCCGGATGAGACAGAGTGGCGCCTTCCTCTCCACCAGCGAAGGGCTCATTCTGCAGCTTGTGGGTGATGCTGCACACCCCAAGTTCAAGGAG ATCCAGAAGATCATCAAAGAGCCCTCCCCGGACAGTGGGTTGGTCGGCCTCTTCCAAGGCCAGAACCCCCTCTTCCGCTGA
- the SHISA7 gene encoding protein shisa-7 isoform X2: protein MPALQLLWTLLLLASTASHAEARPSNATSAEPPGRLPGLLAHLRRLTGVLTGGGDAVGPGSNGTRTSPSSGTGAAARAPPPAELCHGYYDVMGQYDATFNCSTGSYRFCCGTCHYRFCCEHRHMRLAQASCSNYDTPRWATTPPPLAGGAGGTGGAGGGPGPGQAGWLEGGRAGGSGVRGGEGPGGSTAYVVCGVISFALAVGVGAKVAFSKASRAPRAHRDINVPRALVDILRHQAGPATRPDRARSSSLSAGIGGPDSMTPRTPKNLYSTMKSSNLDWRAAPPSPSLHYSTLSCSRSFHNLSHLPPSYEAAVKSELNRYSSLKRLAEKDLDEAYLKRWHLGEMPRGTLPLHTLRRPGTGGGYRLDGWGSPEELGLAPAPNPRRVMSQEHLLGDSGRSRYEFTLPRARLVSQEHLLLSSPEALRQSREHLLSPPRSPALPPDPASRAAAGLAASHSNLLVGPGGPPTPLHGLPPTPGLHAHHHHHGLHGSPQPAWLADAGGGGGTLVHRPPFQRQGTLEQLQFIPGHHLPQHLRTASKNEVTV, encoded by the exons ATGCCGGCCCTCCAGCTCCTCTGGACCCTCCTGCTCCTGGCCTCGACGGCCAGCCACGCTGAGGCGCGCCCGTCCAACGCCACGAGCGCGGAGCCCCCAGGCCGGCTTCCGGGCCTGCTGGCGCACCTGCGGCGCCTAACCGGGGTCCTCACGGGTGGCGGGGATGCAGTGGGCCCGGGCTCCAACGGCACCAGGACCAGCCCCTCGAGCGGGACGGGCGCGGCTGCTCGGGCGCCCCCTCCGGCGGAGCTCTGCCACGGCTACTACGACGTCATGGGCCAGTACGACGCCACCTTCAACTGCAGCACTGGCTCCTACCGCTTCTGCTGCGGCACCTGCCACTACCGCTTCTGCTGCGAGCACCGCCACATGCGCCTGGCGCAGGCCTCCTGTTCCAACTACGACACGCCGCGCTGGGCCACCACGCCGCCGCCGCTGGCCGGGGGCGCCGGGGGCACCGGGGGTGCGGGCGGGGGGCCCGGGCCCGGCCAGGCCGGGTGGCTGGAAGGGGGCCGGGCAGGGGGCTCCGGGGTGCGTGGGGGCGAGGGCCCCGGGGGCAGCACGGCCTACGTAGTGTGCGGGGTCATCAGCTTCGCCCTGGCCGTAGGCGTCGGAGCCAAAGTGGCCTTCAGCAAGGCGTCCCGTGCGCCCAGGGCGCACCGGGATATCAACGTGCCCAG GGCTCTGGTGGACATATTGAGGCATCAGGCAGGACCTGCAACCCGTCCGGACCGGGCACGAAGCAGCTCCTTGTCCGCGGGGATCGGGGGTCCGGACAGTATGACCCCGAGGACACCCAAGAACCTCTACAGCACCATGAAGTCCTCCAACCTCG ACTGGAGGGCCgccccacccagcccctcctTGCATTACTCCACGCTATCCTGCTCGCGGTCCTTCCACAACCTTTCGCATCTGCCCCCGTCCTACGAGGCTGCAGTGAAATCCGAACTCAACCGCTACTCCTCCCTCAAGAGGCTGG CCGAGAAGGACCTGGACGAGGCCTACCTGAAGCGGTGGCACCTGGGGGAGATGCCCCGCGGGACGCTGCCCCTGCACACACTGCGGCGGCCCGGCACCGGGGGTGGCTACCGCCTGGACGGCTGGGGCAGCCCCGAGGAGCTGGGCCTGGCGCCCGCGCCCAACCCACGACGGGTCATGTCCCAGGAGCACCTGCTCGGCGACTCGGGACGCTCGCGCTACGAGTTCACGCTGCCGCGCGCGCGCCTAGTGTCGCAGGAGCACCTGCTGTTGTCGTCGCCCGAGGCCCTGCGCCAGAGTCGGGAGCACCTGCTGTCGCCCCCGCGCAGCCCGGCGCTGCCCCCGGATCCCGCCTCCCGCGCCGCCGCCGGCCTGGCTGCCTCCCACTCCAACCTGCTGGTGGGGCCCGGGGGACCCCCCACGCCGCTGCACGGGCTGCCGCCGACGCCCGGCCTGCACgcgcaccaccaccaccacggccTGCACGGCTCTCCGCAGCCCGCCTGGCTGGCGGAcgccggcgggggcgggggcacgCTGGTCCACCGGCCGCCCTTCCAGCGCCAAGGCACGCTGGAGCAGCTGCAGTTCATCCCCGGCCATCACCTGCCCCAACACCTGCGCACTGCCAGCAAGAACGAGGTGACTGTCTGA